The Maridesulfovibrio salexigens DSM 2638 region GTACGTTTCCAAGGTGGAAACAACGCAGGTCACACCCTTGTTGTGGAAGGAGAGCAGTGTATCCTGCATCTCATCCCGTCCGGGGTTCTCCATCAGGGTAAAAAGTGCCTCATCGGTAACGGTGTAGTACTCGACCCCGAGGTTTTTCTCAAGGAGATTGACGGACTTGCCGAAAAAGGCGTTGACGTTTCTCCCGAGCGCTTGATGATCAGCAAGAAAACCCAGATCATCATGCCGTACCACAAGCTGATGGACAATTGCCGCGAATCACTTAAATCCGCTGATAACAAGATCGGTACCACCGGTCGAGGAATCGGCCCTTGCTACGAAGATAAAATGAACCGTTGCGGCATTCGTGCTGCAGATCTTGCTGATCCCGAACTGCTGCGCGAAAAAATCGTAGCCGGGCTTCAGGAAAAGAACGTTCTTTTTGAAAAACTTTTCAACGTTGAAGCTCTCGACGCTGAAAAGGTATATCAGGAAATGTTGCCCATCGCTGAAAGGGTTAAACCCTATCTTGCCGATGTGTCTTCTATAATTCAGGATGTTAATAAAGAAGGTAAGGACGTGCTTTTCGAAGGCGCACAGGGTGTGCACCTCGATATCGACCACGGAACATATCCTTTTGTGACCTCTTCCAACGTGGTCTCCGGTAACGCTGCTGCCGGCGCAGGATGCGGTCCCCGTCAGCTGGAACGTATTATCGGTATCTGTAAGGCCTATACCACCCGTGTTGGTGCTGGTCCTTTCCCTACCGAATTGTTTGACGAAACCGGCGATACCTTGCAGAAAAACGGTCACGAGTTCGGTGCAACCACCGGTCGTAAACGCCGCTGCGGTTGGCTGGATATGGTTGTCCTGCGCGAAACCGCAAGACTCTGCGATCTCACTGAGTTCGCCCTGACCAAGCTGGATGTCCTTTCCGGTCTTAAAGAGATCGAAATCTGTGTTGCTTACGAGTACCGCGGCGAAAAAGTTGATTATCCCCCGCAGGAACAAAACGGCATGGCACACGTCAAGCCCGTTTACGAATCCATGCCCGGCTGGGATGAAGACATCACTAAGGCATCTTCTTATGACGAGCTGCCTGAAGCCGCACGTAACTACATTGCACGCATTGAAGAACTCTCCGGCGTAAAAGTCGGCATAGTCTCTGTCGGTCCCGACCGCGCTCAGACTATTGTAAGATAATATTGTTGATTTAGTGTCTGGGAAAGGTAGACTCAGTATGGGGTTACCTTTCCCGGACATATTTTTTTTAAGAATCTTTTTATTAAGCTTCGCTGCTGGCACATCATGTTCACATCTATTCAAGAAACTGCTTCGAGGCAGAGTCTGGTATTGCCTCGTTTTGCGAAGCTCGCTCAGAAGCCTCCGCAATGTCTGCTGATCGAGGGCGGCAGTGCTGAAGAGCGTATGGACATGGCTCGTTACTGGGCCTGTGTGCTGAACTGCGAGAACGGTCAGGACCCTTGCGGTTCCTGCCAATCCTGTCAGCAGATTGCAGATAATGCCTTCAATGATTTCCTGCTCATTGACCGCGAAGAAAATGAAAGCGGTACCGGATTGAAGCAGGATATTTCCGTAGATTCAATTCGCGAATTACTTCCGGTATGGGGGCAGCCTCCGAATGGTGGCGGAACCCGTGTTACCGTGGTTCGTGAAGCGCAGCACCTTAACGGCAACTCAGCCAACGCGCTTCTAAAGACTCTTGAAGAACCCCGCCCGGGCAATGTCTTTGTTCTCACCGCACCGCAGCGTGA contains the following coding sequences:
- a CDS encoding adenylosuccinate synthase; the encoded protein is MANTVIVGTQWGDEGKGKIVDMLAEQAGAIVRFQGGNNAGHTLVVEGEQCILHLIPSGVLHQGKKCLIGNGVVLDPEVFLKEIDGLAEKGVDVSPERLMISKKTQIIMPYHKLMDNCRESLKSADNKIGTTGRGIGPCYEDKMNRCGIRAADLADPELLREKIVAGLQEKNVLFEKLFNVEALDAEKVYQEMLPIAERVKPYLADVSSIIQDVNKEGKDVLFEGAQGVHLDIDHGTYPFVTSSNVVSGNAAAGAGCGPRQLERIIGICKAYTTRVGAGPFPTELFDETGDTLQKNGHEFGATTGRKRRCGWLDMVVLRETARLCDLTEFALTKLDVLSGLKEIEICVAYEYRGEKVDYPPQEQNGMAHVKPVYESMPGWDEDITKASSYDELPEAARNYIARIEELSGVKVGIVSVGPDRAQTIVR